A genome region from Oncorhynchus gorbuscha isolate QuinsamMale2020 ecotype Even-year linkage group LG26, OgorEven_v1.0, whole genome shotgun sequence includes the following:
- the LOC124015484 gene encoding coiled-coil-helix-coiled-coil-helix domain-containing protein 5 isoform X1 has protein sequence MQVAMDITTKYCHKEMECYGQCVAAHPSTWQQHCQDLKMKVAQCTSSHPVIQKIRTDCSKEFTEFEHCLLENQNSPTSCSAHVARFLGCAETVDLAGVAVNPVPQPS, from the exons GCAGGTTGCCATGGATATCACCACCAAGTATTGCCATAAGGAGATGGAGTGCTATGGGCAGTGTGTGGCCGCTCACCCGTCAACATGGCAACAGCACTGTCAAGACCTAAAGATGAAGGTGGCACAGTGTACCTCTTCACA CCCTGTGATCCAGAAGATCCGGACAGACTGTTCAAAAGAGTTCACAGAGTTTGAACACTGCTTACTAGAGAACCAGAACTCACCTACCTCCTGTTCAGCACACGTGGCACGCTTCCTCGGCTGTGCCGAGACAGTGGACCTTGCCGGAGTGG
- the LOC124015484 gene encoding coiled-coil-helix-coiled-coil-helix domain-containing protein 5 isoform X3, producing the protein MDITTKYCHKEMECYGQCVAAHPSTWQQHCQDLKMKVAQCTSSHPVIQKIRTDCSKEFTEFEHCLLENQNSPTSCSAHVARFLGCAETVDLAGVAVNPVPQPS; encoded by the exons ATGGATATCACCACCAAGTATTGCCATAAGGAGATGGAGTGCTATGGGCAGTGTGTGGCCGCTCACCCGTCAACATGGCAACAGCACTGTCAAGACCTAAAGATGAAGGTGGCACAGTGTACCTCTTCACA CCCTGTGATCCAGAAGATCCGGACAGACTGTTCAAAAGAGTTCACAGAGTTTGAACACTGCTTACTAGAGAACCAGAACTCACCTACCTCCTGTTCAGCACACGTGGCACGCTTCCTCGGCTGTGCCGAGACAGTGGACCTTGCCGGAGTGG
- the LOC124015484 gene encoding coiled-coil-helix-coiled-coil-helix domain-containing protein 5 isoform X2, translated as MQVAMDITTKYCHKEMECYGQCVAAHPSTWQQHCQDLKMKVAQCTSSHPVIQKIRTDCSKEFTEFEHCLLENQNSPTSCSAHVARFLGCAETVDLAGVVNPVPQPS; from the exons GCAGGTTGCCATGGATATCACCACCAAGTATTGCCATAAGGAGATGGAGTGCTATGGGCAGTGTGTGGCCGCTCACCCGTCAACATGGCAACAGCACTGTCAAGACCTAAAGATGAAGGTGGCACAGTGTACCTCTTCACA CCCTGTGATCCAGAAGATCCGGACAGACTGTTCAAAAGAGTTCACAGAGTTTGAACACTGCTTACTAGAGAACCAGAACTCACCTACCTCCTGTTCAGCACACGTGGCACGCTTCCTCGGCTGTGCCGAGACAGTGGACCTTGCCGGAGTGG